One window of Streptomyces sp. SUK 48 genomic DNA carries:
- a CDS encoding CoA-transferase yields the protein MRATRAEYCVIACAEAWRGAGEILASPMGLIPSLGARLARLTFAPDLLLTDGEALLVRPDGTPEGRLTFREHLTLVAGGRRHVMMGASQIDRYGNQNISCVGDWARPRRQLLGVRGASLNTLNNPTSYWVPRHSRRVFVERVDMVCGVGYDRAAALGRTARFHHLGRVVSDLGVLDFPAPDHAMRLASLHPGVSVAEVREATGFELVMPDEVPFTREPAPDELRLIREVLDPDGARERAVPEGVRG from the coding sequence ATGAGGGCGACCCGGGCCGAGTACTGCGTGATCGCCTGCGCCGAGGCGTGGCGCGGGGCCGGGGAGATACTGGCGAGCCCGATGGGGCTGATCCCCTCGCTGGGCGCCCGGCTGGCCCGGCTCACCTTCGCGCCGGACCTGCTGCTGACCGACGGGGAGGCCCTGCTGGTCCGCCCGGACGGCACCCCGGAGGGCCGGCTGACCTTCCGGGAGCATCTGACGCTGGTGGCGGGCGGCCGCCGGCACGTGATGATGGGCGCGAGCCAGATCGACCGGTACGGCAACCAGAACATCTCCTGCGTCGGCGACTGGGCCCGCCCCCGCCGCCAGCTGCTCGGGGTGCGCGGTGCGTCGCTCAACACGCTGAACAACCCGACGAGTTACTGGGTCCCCCGGCACTCGCGGCGGGTGTTCGTGGAGCGGGTGGACATGGTGTGCGGGGTGGGGTACGACCGGGCGGCCGCGCTCGGCCGGACGGCCCGCTTCCATCACCTCGGGCGGGTCGTCTCCGACCTCGGGGTCCTGGACTTCCCGGCGCCGGACCACGCGATGCGGCTGGCCTCGCTGCATCCGGGGGTGAGCGTGGCCGAGGTGCGGGAGGCGACGGGGTTCGAGCTCGTGATGCCGGACGAGGTCCCCTTCACCCGGGAGCCCGCGCCGGACGAACTGCGGCTGATCCGCGAGGTGCTGGACCCGGACGGGGCCCGTGAGCGCGCGGTGCCCGAGGGGGTGCGGGGCTGA
- a CDS encoding acetyl-CoA C-acetyltransferase, producing MAEAYIVEAVRTPVGRRGGGLSGVHPADLGAHVLRALVERAGVDPAAVEDVVFGCLDAVGPQAGDIARTSWLAAGLPEEVPGVTVDRQCGSSQQAVHFAAQAVLSGTQDLVVAGGVQNMSQIPIAFASRRAADPLGLTEGPFLGSTGWRARYGNRPVNQFAGAEAIAAQWRIGRAEQEEFALRSHRRAVWAIDTGRFERETVPYGPVAVDEGPRRDTSLEKMAALKPVLDGGTISAACSSQTSDGAAALLLASERAVRDHGLRPRARVHHLSARGEDPIRMLSAPIPATAHALKKTGLTIDALDLVEINEAFAPVVLAWLKETGADPEKVNVNGGAIALGHPLGSTGARLMTTLLHELERTGGRYGLQTMCEGGGQANVTIIERL from the coding sequence AGCGGCGTCCACCCGGCCGACCTGGGCGCCCATGTCCTGCGCGCCCTCGTGGAGCGGGCCGGCGTCGACCCGGCCGCCGTCGAGGACGTCGTGTTCGGTTGTCTGGACGCGGTGGGCCCCCAGGCCGGGGACATCGCCCGCACCAGCTGGCTGGCCGCCGGACTGCCCGAGGAGGTGCCGGGTGTGACCGTGGACCGGCAGTGCGGCTCCTCGCAGCAGGCCGTGCACTTCGCCGCACAGGCCGTGCTCTCCGGCACCCAGGACCTGGTGGTCGCGGGCGGTGTGCAGAACATGTCCCAGATCCCCATCGCCTTCGCCTCCCGCCGGGCCGCCGACCCGCTCGGCCTGACCGAGGGCCCCTTCCTCGGCAGCACCGGCTGGCGCGCCCGCTACGGCAACAGACCCGTCAACCAGTTCGCCGGCGCCGAGGCCATCGCCGCCCAGTGGCGCATCGGCCGCGCCGAGCAGGAGGAGTTCGCCCTGCGCTCGCACCGCCGGGCGGTGTGGGCCATCGACACCGGCCGCTTCGAGCGCGAGACCGTCCCCTACGGTCCGGTCGCCGTGGACGAGGGCCCGCGCCGTGACACCTCCCTGGAGAAGATGGCCGCCCTGAAGCCGGTCCTCGACGGCGGCACCATCAGCGCCGCCTGCTCCTCCCAGACCTCCGACGGCGCCGCCGCGCTCCTCCTCGCCTCCGAACGCGCGGTACGCGACCACGGACTGCGTCCCCGCGCCCGTGTCCACCACCTCTCCGCGCGCGGCGAGGACCCCATCCGCATGCTCTCCGCCCCCATCCCGGCCACCGCGCACGCCCTGAAGAAGACCGGCCTGACCATCGACGCCCTCGACCTCGTGGAGATCAACGAGGCGTTCGCCCCGGTCGTCCTCGCCTGGCTGAAGGAGACCGGCGCCGACCCCGAGAAGGTCAATGTCAACGGCGGCGCGATCGCCCTCGGCCACCCCCTCGGCTCGACCGGCGCCCGCCTGATGACCACCCTGCTCCACGAACTGGAGCGCACCGGCGGCCGCTACGGCCTCCAGACCATGTGCGAGGGCGGCGGCCAGGCCAACGTGACGATCATCGAACGCCTCTGA
- a CDS encoding nitronate monooxygenase — protein sequence METALTRLTGVRHPVVQTGMGWVAGPRLVSAAANAGALGILGSATMTPAQLRAAIREVRSRTGAPFGVNLRADAGDAAERVEILLAEGVRVASFALAPSRELIDRLKEAGVVVIPSVGARRHAEKVAAWGADAVIVQGGEGGGHTGEVATSVLLPQVVDAVRIPVVAAGGFFDGRGLVAALAYGAAGVAMGTRFLLTSDSTVPDPVKARYLAATVRDVTVTRAVDGLPHRMLRTDLVTALERSGRIRTLGHAVRRAAGFRRLSGLTWRQLVRDGLALRHGKELAWGQLLLAANTPVLLKSAMVDGRTDLGVMAAGQVTGLIEDLPSCAELVERIVKEAEEVLERLEGLTERAGGAGADGAGVDGRPANPGARRTRG from the coding sequence ATGGAGACCGCGCTCACCCGGCTGACCGGCGTCCGTCATCCGGTGGTGCAGACCGGGATGGGCTGGGTGGCCGGACCCCGGCTGGTGTCGGCGGCGGCGAACGCGGGCGCGCTGGGCATCCTGGGCTCGGCCACGATGACACCCGCTCAGCTGCGGGCGGCGATACGGGAGGTGCGGTCGCGCACGGGGGCGCCGTTCGGGGTGAACCTGCGCGCGGACGCCGGGGATGCGGCCGAGCGGGTGGAGATCCTGCTGGCGGAGGGCGTGCGGGTGGCCTCCTTCGCGCTGGCTCCCTCCCGCGAGCTGATCGACCGGCTCAAGGAGGCGGGGGTGGTGGTGATCCCGTCCGTCGGGGCGCGACGGCACGCGGAGAAGGTCGCCGCGTGGGGCGCGGACGCGGTGATCGTGCAGGGCGGCGAGGGCGGCGGCCACACCGGCGAGGTGGCCACGAGCGTGCTGCTGCCGCAGGTGGTCGACGCGGTGCGGATACCGGTGGTCGCGGCGGGCGGGTTCTTCGACGGGCGGGGCCTGGTGGCGGCGCTGGCGTACGGGGCGGCGGGGGTGGCGATGGGCACCCGGTTCCTGCTCACCTCGGACTCGACGGTGCCGGATCCGGTGAAGGCCAGATATCTGGCGGCCACGGTCCGGGACGTCACCGTGACCCGCGCGGTGGACGGCCTGCCGCACCGCATGCTGCGCACGGACCTGGTGACGGCGCTCGAACGCTCCGGCCGCATACGGACCCTCGGGCACGCGGTGCGGCGGGCGGCCGGATTCCGGCGGCTGTCGGGGCTGACCTGGCGGCAGCTGGTCCGCGACGGTCTCGCCCTGCGGCACGGCAAGGAGTTGGCCTGGGGTCAGCTCCTGCTCGCGGCGAACACACCGGTGCTGCTCAAGTCGGCGATGGTGGACGGCCGTACGGACCTGGGGGTGATGGCCGCCGGGCAGGTCACCGGGCTGATCGAGGACCTGCCCTCGTGCGCGGAACTGGTGGAGCGGATCGTGAAGGAGGCGGAGGAAGTACTGGAGCGGCTGGAAGGGTTGACGGAGAGGGCGGGGGGCGCGGGGGCCGATGGGGCCGGCGTGGACGGGAGACCGGCGAACCCGGGAGCCCGGCGGACCCGGGGCTGA